The genomic window ggggggcacggttCCCTGGACCCCTTCCTTGAAGGTGGTGTGAGGAGAGGGGCAACACTAagcagctcccccctgccccacgcagCTGGGGTACCCCACTTTTATCTCCCCACGCGGGCTGCATCCAGAGGTGGGGTGGCTTCGGGGGGCTGCTTCTTTGCCTCCTtaaccaccccccacccccaatattCCTTCTGCTTCTGTGTCCTGGGCAGGGCAGTGGGGGTTCATCTGTGGGTCTGGACGCGGGGTGGGGTTTCACCCCGTGGGTCTTGGGGCCACTCGTGGGTTGGGCGGtggccccggggatgctgcagctgctgacaTCAACCGCTCTGCGCCAATGAacgcccggggggggcggggtggggcgggggggtgggagggcGGCCCCGGCTGGGACCGGGCTGTTCCGAGGCCggagggggtggcgggggggtaggggggtgtcCCGCTGCCCCCCGCTGCCTCTATGCAGGGGATGgggagcctgcggctgggcagccGCGCCGTGATGTACACGGCTGAGACCCTGCCCAAGGGCAAGAACCGAGTGATGGGGGTGAGTCTGGGGGAggtgggtggtttgggggggggggggctggaacCCCTGAAAAGTCCCCCGCCCTATTCCTGAAGGTTTCTGCCCCTCCTGTTGCTCCCCGCTGCGGCTCCGAAGTGTTTCGGGGACAGGAGCACCCCCAtccccggggtgtgtgtgtgtgtgtgcagggcgGTTTGGGGGGGTGAACTGGTCCCACTCTGGCCCTGTCCCATCCCACAGACTATCCAGATTATGACCGGCTTCATGCACATCGGCTTCGGGATCGTCCTGACGACGCTCACCAACGTCTACACCTCTGTCTTCGTCATCGGCGAGATCCCCTTCCTGGGCGGCGTGTCTGTGCGtagcgtggggctgggggggatgtCCACGGGGGGAAGAAATCCCCTCTGGGGAAGGATGTCCACGGGGAGAGAGACCCCCTAGGGGCTCTGCTTCGGCAGCTTTCAACCTCAAGGAGTAACAAGGCACAAGGGGGGGAATCTTGTGCCCCCCAAGAGCCATGGGGTTGTGCCTGTGGGCAGACTGTTAGTGCTGGGTGGGTCTGGGGGAGCTCAGGGTGACCTGGGTGCCAGCTGACTGTGTGTCACCCCCTTTCTCTCCTGACGCAGTTCATCATCTCAGGCTGCCTCTCCATCGGGGCGGAGAAGAGCCCCACAGAGTGTGCGGTGAGTGTCgctgggggtcccccctgctgctggagggggggaaagggggtggctgaggagcagctcGATCCCAGGTGAAATCCGTGGGGGCAAAACCACGTTTAAACTTGCGCCTGTAAGTGAGcaacaggaagaagaaataaaccCCCCCAAGGGCAGCCTGAGGTGTTACCCACAGCTGGTTCCCACCGGGGTAGTGCTGCAAAGCCGGGGTGGTGGGTGTCCCCGCGGGTTTTGAGGTCCAACGCCTGCCCCAAACCTGTCCCCAAAGCCTCTCTGCGCCCGCAGGTGAAGGGCAGCCAGACCATGAACATCATCAGCGCCATCTTCGCTTTGCTGGGCATTGTCGCCTTCATCGTAGACCTCAACCTGAATGGGCTCTACCGCTCCAGCTTCAACTACTACAGCTATCTCGTCCTGGTAAGTGGGGGCTCATCTGGACCCCCCCCTCAGCCTCTGCTTTCGAGGCAGCGGTGCCTGGGGCTGGCTGAGCCTTCCCAGACAGGGTTAAGCCTTTTGGGAACCTCCCCTGTCCCCTTTTCCATCCCTTCATCCCCACTGGATGCTGCCTGAGCCCTTCTTGGGGTAGAGGGGCTTTGGGGTGCAGCCCCATCACTGTTGGGGAGCAGGGAGCCCACGACCAGCAGCACCCTGACTGCAGGTGCAGTGCCGTGTGCCTGACCTATTTTAGGCTGATACCTCAGGAGATGAGTCACACCCTGGGAGTGCCCGTTTCTCTCCGCAAGCTGTAAAAGCGGCGAGGCGGAGGGCTCCAAGCACGACCTTGGCACCCGCAGAGCCGGTGCTGAGGTGCTTTAGGATCGGTGGGAGACCCAGGAGGGGAACCCCAAAATCCTCACCCTAAAATTCTCACCCCAGAACATGGGGTGGGGCCCATCCTGTGGGACCAAGAGTGGGTTTCTTCCTCCTGGGCGTTGCTGATGGGGTTTTTCCCCCATCCTGGAGCTCGCAGGGAATGGGATTTCCATCGTGCTGCTCATCTTCACCATCCTGGAGTTCTGCATCGCCGTGGCCACTGCTAATTTCTGGTGCCGGGCCACTCGCCTCAGCTCCAACGAGGTAGGGCAGGGGGGTGAAGGGCAGCGGGGTCAAGCCCTGGCCGGACCCCCAGCACTttcccccctgctcctgctctcccccAGGCCATGCTGATCGTGCCCAGTGCCACCCGGGTGGACCTGGCAGTGCCACTGACTGACCTCTCTAGGCCACCCAGCTACTCCGAGGTGATCTACGACCCCAAAGAACAGCCCAGTTAGAAGTGGAGTTggggccgggccggctccccAGAGCAGCATCTGACTCCCACCTGCATGACAGATCTCTTCCCACCCCAGGAAAGcatgcccccccttccctgggAGCACCCCGGCACCTCCACCTTGCTGCACCGGGCATGGGTGGGCACAGGGGGTGGAGGAGAGAGGCTGGTGGGCACCTGGGGGTCACCCCGAGCTCTGTTATCCCCCCCCAGCTCTGTTattctggccccgcccccccccccccccccccccctccttcagaagcagcagcagctcttgggTTTCTTTGCAGCTGGCCGCCCCTGAAGTCTAGCGAGGCGCTGGCCCCGAGGACGTCGGTGTGGGGTCCTGCCTCCACGCGCCCAAAACTGTCCCCAGGGTTACGGCATCCTCCTCCCGCCACGCTGCAGGCTGGGACACGCTGGTACCCCCTCCCGAAAGCCAGCAAACACCCCCAATTTGCCCCCTCCCTGGTTCATCTCCTGCCCCCACGCTAGATCTCAAAGACGGGCTCTTCGCACGCTGGCTGCTTTGGAGAAGGGGCTTCtccacggggtgggggggagcatcTTGGGGCTTCATGGGGTGTTTCTGTCGGTAAATACCCAGTTGGGTGCTGGGGTTCATTCACGTCAGGGTTCAGGATCTCCTTGAGGTCTGGTGGCCATGTAGCAGGCAGCTTCTAGAGCCCCCACTGTGTGCTGGGAGCCGTGCGGGTACCTGGAGCATCTACCTCGGCTCGTACCCCCTTGGctttattttatctttgaaaTAAATGCTCTATCTGGACCTGCGTCTCCTCATTTGGGGGATTTCTCAGCACTGGAGCTGCAAATCCCACCCACGGAGCTGCTGTCTGGTGGACAAGGGGCTCATCCTGCCAGCTGCAGGGGTTTCCCATGCCCATCACCTTGATCTGGTCCTGCTGGGGATGGTGACACCACGGTCCCCCCAGTACCTGCACCCCCCTCAGAAAAACCACCACCCTAAATCCCCCCCCTTATACACACAGCAGTACAGCTCACTCTATCaagtgctgctggagcagcaatGACGGTGATGACAGCAGCTTCAGGTTCTTACACCAGCTGAGAAGCTgcaccctgggctggggctgctcttTGGGGTGACACGGGGACACTGGTGGCATTTATTCCCTGTTCCCATGAATGTGGCTGGGTGATCCCGTGGGATGGGAATGGAGCTGAGGGCCCTGCTGAGTGCTCCTAAACCTCATCTGTGCAGCAATTCCACAAAAATCGCTCCTCTTGGGGGCAGGAATTGAGACTAAAGGGCTCTTGGCCCACTTTTAACCAGCAGAGAGGTTTGTTACCTCCCGACCAGCTCATTTCCCACCCGGCAGCAGCGGGGGTGCCCGAGAGCCTAACAAGGAGTAAGGGCGCTGATGAGCGTCTGGCACTGGTGGGAAGCAGTTTATTTAAGGAGCAGCCCGAGCTCACGGCAAGCTTGGGATGGAGGCAAGGAGGGAGAGCCCAGCGCTGATTTTCAGAGGGGTAGGAGCACCTTGGTGAGTTATTGATGCCCTAAAAGGGGGACCTCTGTCTGCACTTGCTCCCTGGGGCATCCCCCCTACTGTCTGGGGACAGGGtctgcctccagccccagggtGAGCTCGTTTGAACCACCACTTTTAGTTTTGggttaaatattttctttcttgtttttaacagcccacccccctgccctgacAATGCTCACTGCTGCTCAGCCAAAGCCTCATGGATTATTCACTCACTGTCAGTTATTTCTGTTCCTGTCTCTGAAAAAATAATGAGCCAGTTTGGTAGGAAAAGCCCCAGAGATTGGGGGAGCAGGACAAACAGCCTCTCTCTGCTCATCCCAGGTTCACAGCCCCATTACGGCTCCAGCTCTTCACCTGTAGCTCCGGAGCCTCCTGTACCTCATCTCCCAGCAGCCGGGGAGTCTCTCCAGCCCCAGGGGGGCCACCACACAGACCTGCTGACCCCCCTCAACCAGGCTGCAGGTCCCTCTGTCTTTGCCAAGCATGGTGGATCCGTCCTTGCTCATCCTCTGCCAGCatcaggttcttttttttttttccccagagcatccCACTGCCACATGCTGAGCTGGGTCGGGGCCAGCTTTTTGCTGCCAACTGCAAAATGCCCCTTTCCATGAAATTGGGCGTTAGCATGGCGATAACCCAGAGCCCCTCAATCTTTAAACCCAGATTATCTTTCCCCGGATTTTCAAGGTTTTCTGTCGCTGTGTTGAAGTGCAGCTTTCTCTGGAAATGCAGGAATAGATGTTTTAAGTCTCTAGGGAAATGTGTTTCTTATCTATATGCGTATTTCTACGTGTTTTCAGCCTTGAAACCTGGGGAGGAGCAGGTACCTctcagggctggggacagcaggTGACAGGAATTAGACAGGGTCTGGGGAGCTGGTAGGGTGATGGGGAGGGGCCCACTTGGGGACACATGGTGCTGGTGAGCCGGTGATCAAAGGGCTGTATAAAGGGTGGCGACGCGGGCAGGAGAAACGCTGGGGCAAAGGCCGGCAGTCACTGTCCCACGCCAGCAAACACGGGGCCTGCCAGGAGCTGGGTACCCCAAGGGACAGCACGGTGAGTGCCCCACggctggggggtgaggaggggccGCGCACCCCCCTTTTTTGCCGTGGTGGCGGAGGGCTGGGGGGCTCAGTGTCTTGCAGCAGCTCTTGTTTATGGTGTTTGCTGCAGCCATCCCCGAGGCGGAGGTGGGGAGCGCAGGACAAGCCCCTCTTGTCACCGGAAAGCTTTGGCTCCTTTCAACCGCGGCTGGGAGCTGGGGATGTTCCCCCAGGAGACCCCCCTGCCGGACCCCCACAGCGGGCACAGGGCTGACCTCCCGTGCGTacctgctccctgccccacagTGATGGGGGATGCTCCTCTGCCACTCCTGGGGGGTGGGCACAGACTGAAGGACCATGGGGCTCCTCTGGGCAGCCCCCCCTTAGAGGAAAAGGGCCCTTGGGGACTTGCAGGGGAGGGGACAAGGTGTGGGGTGGCAGCGACCTTGAGGGTGCATGAAATGCTGGTGATTTGGGGGAGACGAGCTGCTGGGGTTAGGGGGGGCTGCTTTACATCCCTGGGTAAAGCCAGGGAGCACCCGCACCCCAAACACCAGGTCTGGGTCCTGCGTCTTGGAAGGGTGCTGGAGCCCTGGAGGGGGGCTGGGAAAGGGCACGGGGGATGCCCAGGGCAAGCTGAGCAGGCGAGGGGTCTTCAGGGTGGAAAGGAGAGCTGTGAGGGCAGGCGGCGGCGTGTGGTCCTCGCCTGATGTGTAGTAGCGAGCTGGCGGTGGGCTGagctgggatgcaggaggggTGTTTTCACCCCCCGATGGGGGAAATGGGGAGATGTGGAGCTGAAaagtggcggggggggggggggggggacacgggacacagacacacacacacacaatctgcTGAGGGGCAGCGACACGTCGCCCCGGTGCTGTGCGTGGGGGGGACGGTGCGGCTAGGGCAGCCACGTGTGCTCTCCCTTCCAGTGCCTGGGATGCTGCATCAGCACTGACGATGGCACCCAGAGAGCCTTTTGTCACCCTCCCTCCCTACACCCCCCGGATGGCACCCAGAGAGCCTTTTGtcaccctccctccccacacccccccgggggATACCAGGGCCGTGCAGGGGGCTGGATGCTGCAGGCTGGTGTCAGTCACCCCCCTAAAAGcggagctgggggtgctgggggtaaGAGCAAGCACCCCGCCAGGCCCCCGTGCCCCGGGGCTGTGGCCGGTGCCGGGCTGCCCGGTGCCTTCTGCTCCCCAGGGCATCCAGATCCTCCTGGGCATCCTCCACCTGGGCTGCGGGGGGGTCCTCGTCTCCTCCTTCAGCGAGCCCCTGCAGGTGCTGACCGCCAGGTCCTGCTACTTCATCTGGGGAGGATTCCTGGTAAGGGGTTCCCCTGAATCTCCGCTTGGTTTTTGGGGCAGTACCTGCTTCTTcacaccttcctcttcctcttccaaaaGTTCATCCTCTCCGGTTCCAGCTCCATGGtggcagagaagaaacagggTGTCTGTGTGGTAAGGGGAGACGTTTCTGCTCGCAGCGGTTTCCTGGGGTACAGGGGTGCTGGTTCCTGGCACCCCAACTCCTCCAAGTGCCAAACTGCCCCAGTGCATGGATGcttgctggggctggggctggttgTGACAACCTGCTGCCAGAGGACCCTTGTCCCCAGGCATGTGGATGTGGCACATGCGTGTATGTGATGGCTGCAGGActgtctgcagagctggaggggctCGCTGTGCCTGCCAGACTCCCCCTGAGGGCTGGGGGAAgaggttttttgggggagaaCTTTTGGGGGTGGACTGCTGGGGGGGTATGTGGCTGGCTCTGTCCCCAACAGGTGAATGTCTGCCTGGTCCTCAACGCCATCAGCCTGCTGGCCTCCGTGGTGGGCATCGTCCTGGTGCTCTGGGACTTCAGTTCCCACCATGAAGCCTTTTTTGGGCCCCAGCTGAAGCTGGTGAGGGGGTGgggtggcagggtgggggggATGGGGTCCCACATCCCAACAGCCCACGGCAGGGCAGGCTGGGATGCACATGGCAGACACGATGCTGCCAGGAACCTAAAAAGTGGGGTGATGTGGGGTCCCACCCCCTCTATCCTCACCAGCACATGGTGCGGGGGCTCCTGGGTGTCCTGCTCACCTTCACTGCGCCCGAGACCTGCATCACCTTCTTCTGCATCTACTTTGGCTGGAAAACCAGACCGGCCACATCCACACCGGTGAGTGGATGTGAGGGGAGATTTCTACCCCCCGGGGAACACGGGAGAGAGGGACGGTGGGTTGAGAAAAGGGGTGACAGGGAtgagccccccccaaaccccttagaagcagcaggagggaaggcaCCAGCCTCGGTGCCTTTGCTCCCGTGGTGTTTCTTCCCTGGCCAGGCTGAGGATTTCACCCCGAGCTTCGTGCCTCCACCGGCGATGCTGCCACCCCCGCCACCCTACCACGAGGTATTCGCGGCTGTGGACAGACGGGCTCCGTAGCGGCTCTGCGGAGGGTGGGGGGGAGCTCTGCCCATCAGTggctccccctccctctccatgTTGTCGTGGCTTTCCCTGTGTCAGCTGCAGAGACGTGCTGTggccatccccagccctgcccgcagcgATGGTGTGGCCTTGTGTCCCTCCCTCAGGGTGGCAACGCTAATAAAGGCTGAGAGCTGGTTCCAGACTGGTCCCATGAGCTCCCCATGACCGGGCAGGGGTTAAGGCAGGGAAGATGcttaaggaaagcaaaaaatcACCACACGTTCCCAGTCAGCAGTGACCTCAGGGGTCTTTGTGCCAACCCTGGGTCTAAACAAGTCGCTCAGGGTCATGTCCTGTTGCTGGTGGCCCCATGTGGGAccggggtgctggtggcaggtGTCTTGCCACCCCGGGTGCCATCGCCGTGGCAGACAGAAGCACTGGTGGGACTTTGACAGGTCTCGGGGTGACCGCGCGGAGGACAGCGGGAGGGGTGGGGACGGCACCAAGGTCTGCAGGTAATAAACCCAACTGGCCTCTGCTCCCATGGCACAGCCACCGTGGCGGGGACAAGGGGCAGCACGGTGAGTGCCAATACAGGCGATGGCTGGcatggggggagctggggggggtggctgtgagcggggagggggggtcccaatGGCTCTGTCTTGCATTGGAGGGGTATCTAGCAAAGGTGGGGTTACTGGGGGTGGTGGCTGCCCCAGCTCTTCTCAAGTTGAAGGGGAGGGGGTTGCCTGGGCTCCAGGAAGGGGCTCTCATGTCTCCTCCTCACATCCCAGGTTGGTGGCGTGCAGGTTgcctgcacccccacccccccacccccccacccccccccaaatggAAGAGGAAGGGGGAGAAATAGCtaacagaggaagaggagggaagtggAGGTCTCACCAAGCCACCCCAATGCCACCTCTGGGTGCCTTTTCCTCCAggtctggctgctgctgagtgccCAGGAGCGACATTCCCCCGGGAGAGAGCTGTGTGCCGCCGGGGAGGGCTGCGACGCGTGTCCCATCCCACCGGGGTCCCCAGGCTGCCCACTCTGTCCCCAGGGTCCTCATCCCCGGTGTCCCCAGCCGCAGTGCCAGCCCCCTGGGGCCCTGCTGCCTGTCTCCAGCCCCATAGGGAAGCCCCACGGCTGGGTGCTCCAGGTGGCTTTGGCAGGTGCTCTCTGAGGGGACAGGGACGATGGCTGAGATCTTGCTCTGGGTGAAGCCCAAGCTGATGGGGGTGAGCA from Athene noctua chromosome 14, bAthNoc1.hap1.1, whole genome shotgun sequence includes these protein-coding regions:
- the LOC141965996 gene encoding membrane-spanning 4-domains subfamily A member 12-like isoform X2 yields the protein MQGMGSLRLGSRAVMYTAETLPKGKNRVMGTIQIMTGFMHIGFGIVLTTLTNVYTSVFVIGEIPFLGGVSFIISGCLSIGAEKSPTECAVKGSQTMNIISAIFALLGIVAFIVDLNLNGLYRSSFNYYSYLVLLAGNGISIVLLIFTILEFCIAVATANFWCRATRLSSNEAMLIVPSATRVDLAVPLTDLSRPPSYSELAAPEV
- the LOC141965996 gene encoding membrane-spanning 4-domains subfamily A member 15-like isoform X1, which translates into the protein MQGMGSLRLGSRAVMYTAETLPKGKNRVMGTIQIMTGFMHIGFGIVLTTLTNVYTSVFVIGEIPFLGGVSFIISGCLSIGAEKSPTECAVKGSQTMNIISAIFALLGIVAFIVDLNLNGLYRSSFNYYSYLVLLAGNGISIVLLIFTILEFCIAVATANFWCRATRLSSNEAMLIVPSATRVDLAVPLTDLSRPPSYSEVIYDPKEQPS
- the LOC141965996 gene encoding membrane-spanning 4-domains subfamily A member 12-like isoform X3 — encoded protein: MQGMGSLRLGSRAVMYTAETLPKGKNRVMGTIQIMTGFMHIGFGIVLTTLTNVYTSVFVIGEIPFLGGVSFIISGCLSIGAEKSPTECAVKGSQTMNIISAIFALLGIVAFIVDLNLNGLYRSSFNYYSYLVLGMGFPSCCSSSPSWSSASPWPLLISGAGPLASAPTRPC
- the LOC141966185 gene encoding membrane-spanning 4-domains subfamily A member 15-like; amino-acid sequence: MLQAGGIQILLGILHLGCGGVLVSSFSEPLQVLTARSCYFIWGGFLFILSGSSSMVAEKKQGVCVVNVCLVLNAISLLASVVGIVLVLWDFSSHHEAFFGPQLKLHMVRGLLGVLLTFTAPETCITFFCIYFGWKTRPATSTPAEDFTPSFVPPPAMLPPPPPYHEVFAAVDRRAP